The following is a genomic window from Phaseolus vulgaris cultivar G19833 chromosome 6, P. vulgaris v2.0, whole genome shotgun sequence.
ACAGTAGCAAGTGTTCTTGAATTCATCTTTGCATTTTTGTTGATGCATTGTGTTTTTTTAAAGGGATTAGTGGAAGATTGGAAACCAGACCTTAAACGTTGTGGCTGTGTTTACAGCATGAAGAATATGGGAGAAGCAACAGAGAGTGTGCCTAGGAATGAACAAGAAAAGGTTTGGTTTGTTGGTATCAGATATGGGAAAGGATTTAGCATGGTCCTAAAGAAGATAAGCATTTTCCTCACTATATCATTGGCTCTGTTCACCATGTGGGCTAACCATATCATAGTTGACTCTTAGAAATCATAccctaatttttattttgtttttagtttctaaCTTCATTTCTAATCACATCAAAATTCTCATATTGAACTCCTCCCACACAGCTTTTATGCATTCAAATATTTGTATTCATTTTACTTGGTGACATCCTTACTAAGAATTAGTTATATTCAAttgaattatattaaatttgaaaatgttACACATTTACATTAAGTTCTTTCCAGGCTATACATCATATTCTTTATTAATTAGTTGATAATGATTAGATAAGTGAGAATGCAATAGTAGTATTATAattaagaagagaaaaaaattattaattacacTTCTATGTCTTTTTTATAGAAATACACTTCTAAACACATGTGCATGTATACAAAGTCTCTCATATTGAATAACacttcatttaaaataaataattatactcTCACTAATAGAATTAACTAAATTTGAATGACTCTATAAcccttaatttaaattttttgaaagatATTACACTAAACATTATCTTCATAGACTTGGTTAAGACTATATAATACAGATACTGAAAAGctaattagtattattaataatagataaTATCTGCCAACAAGAAATAACAATAAAACTTAAAACTAATTCAACAATATCACTAGCTATCCCTAGTTTGTTACAGTATATTACACTCTAAAAAATAACACTGGTTAGCTGTAATAAATAAGCGTGATAAAAAAACAGACATTATTAATATATGATAAGTCGACAATAATtctataaatagatataaaaaaatagtttcggCTAAACAAACTATACCGACGTTATAGCtacacaaattttaaaaaaaaagtcaaaataagaataaatagtTAATGTGTCTTTGGAGTGTCTGTGTTTAACACATGTATCGGACACTGACACTCGTACGACACTTGTAAAACACGTAtcagtgtccaattcaaaaaatatttgttgaattttttacgATTCTAACAAAgttctaatacaattttaaaaagaataaatacattaattttttaaaaactcaaatttattgtataaatttttattatgattataaaaataaggaaaaaaaatcattttgaactaGCCATGAGAAACatttttctgctccaaaaaatactaaaacatatttgtgcacataaatctttattgttaatttatataattcataattatatattatatagatttgtgtcctcgtatcctatattttagagattatacgtatcttcaTATTCATGTCTGTGTCCGTGTCGTATCAGTATTCGTGTCAGTATCTATGCTACATACCGATGAAGaaaatatattctttaaattaaaagagtataatataaataaaatatatcaaattaatGTGTTTGCTCAGTCGATGCaaggtttttttatttggattaatGTAGGTGTGACTGACAATCTTGACTAGGCCTCTTGTGTTAGCTTAACAGACggttacatgaaaaaaaaaatcactaaaatCATATGTAAAAAAGGTCTTAGTGAAATTTAATGTCTGTAATCTCTATCTCTCGTCTATGTTTGTGCTTCTCAAAATCCCCAATCGTGGTCCTAAATTCCTAATGTCGTTGGTGTGAGCTTGGAAGCCCTACCTGATAAGTAAATTCCCAAATTGTCAATGTTTGAAGGGTGAAGTTTTGAAAAAACCTAATGTGCAAGTGATGCATTTGTGAATGGGTGTGAGTTCGAATCCATAATATTAAAAGTGGATGCATGCGAAGGTTGTTGTCATGAGGAGGTAGAGATTTCACTGGTGGAGCTGAAATCTTAAAGGTGAGTTTCTTCTAAAGTACAATGACCATTTTTAGATTTtgatgcattttttttattgatatcaaTTGGTGTGgttctttggaaaatgtttcTGGTGTGGAACTGAAGTGAGTTTTCAGTTGATTGTGGATGTGATGGTTTATTATTTGCTTGTagtgtgttgtttttttttggaTCGTTTTGTGGTCCAAATTTTCGTTGaagtgataaaataattatttttaaacactaactttattataacatttataatttttttatctatttatttattatatgaatTCACCTagcatatataaaataattatctctttcttttaaaaaatattatattatattatatatataaaagattatttatatttttaatataagattatttgtattctttttaacaaattctaacttatatatttttatttagtaagtttttatatatttataatataagattATTTGTATTCTTTTTAACTCGGACATTTGACTGTATAATtactattatatttaaaatattattattttttatttatattatgtattgtaactattttgtttaatatttacTACACACTTATTTTATGGATATTTTTGCTTTAACTTATTAAGATTTATTGCATTATAAATTTTTGCACACATCTTTTATAATTacgaatattaaaatttattttttagttaaaaataaaaaaattatgataatttttcatgttttaataattttacataatttatattttgctTGTAGTTCGTTCTTACATTAAActggaaataatattttaattacaaaaaattaaaatgcacaagttaataaatcatatattttttaattatttttaaatataaggataattttgtaattttactttttttattaaggaaaataaaattttaattacatccaccatataactaaaaaaattcatcaatttttttataattttcacttTATTTAACTTTACTTTCTATACTTTTCCTTTAAATCATTTCAATTAATTCTTTCAAATTTAATCCttaattcaaaacaaaacataaaagaCATAAGGAAATTATGCAGTATTAGTATACTACATAACATACGTACAATGCGGTATTTAACATCAGTGTGTATACTATATAACATACATTACAAGATAAAGCAAAAGATCCAACAAGTATGTACTAAACACTGAGAATAATTCCAAtgaaatatgtatttttatcaCACCTAATTTCAAAGAAAGACATAAAGGCACACTTAGCATGCATGAACAAGGTCTCTTTTTTTCCTAAATCCACAACATCAATGATCCAATCCTATCAGAACCAAAAACATCTTCCTTTTTCTAGTATAATTGATCTCTATTCCTTTAAATAATTTGATGTTATAAATGTTGAAACAAAAGTTGTATGCTAGGGAAGGTAATTTgatgttataaatattaaaaacctctttattattaaatatagaaaaatctTTAGATAACTTGATTTTACTTACGTAACGTGAAATGTAAAAGATATTCAAATGTTATAACCACTACACCTTGTAGGTAAGCCTTTATCTCTTGCCTTTTATCCATTTCAACAAATCCAATTTCGATTCCTTATCCTTTCCTTATCAATataattattgatttatttatgactaaaaaaagtaaaactatGGAAGAATAGAAAATTTTCTCTAAAGAAAGTCGAAGCAGTTACATGCATCTAGATTATTGAAACCATAACAAATTGTCACTGAAGAAATGTATCTTTGTATTCTTCCCCCAAGAAAAttgtataactttttttatttcgtATCTAActatttactattttaaaatCTACTACATATGTCTAAACTGTGaaagaatatttatatattttctttcttgtaaGTTTTCTATTTAAGAAGTCTTTCGCCTTCAAGTCTTTTGagataacattaataagttcaATCATCGCATCTGAAGTATTATCTATTTTAGAACTTGACGTTacaattttgtccttaaaagacgTCTCGGGTGGATTAAAGAAGGAAAACGTATTTAAATTGACCTTGGTCTCAACTCCTAAGCGATGTGAGACTATTGAGCATACCGGAACAAACCTCCGGTCAAGGTCTTAAGGCAACGGATTCCCCTAGTTGAGGGCTAAGGGACTCTCAATCGAGGCCTAAGAAACTAAAGCTCTTACCACTCATACTTAAGGAACAATAGTTAGATGTCTTAACAAAAGAATCCATGAAAATTCAAAACCAATTGAGGATTTTTccgaaaaaataaaataaaaacaattgcGGCAATGAAGGCTGAccacaaaaagaaaataattacataaatatagTCTCTCATATcgagagctctgataccaagttaaaaagtgaattttaagtctaactcatcctcataaaatcgacttataaggTAAAGTTTGCACTcagttatatattatgaaatgtcctgaTCTCTAATCGATATGAGATCTTCAACAATTTGACATAACAAAGCAGTTTGCACAATATCTTCTATAATTTTTCATTACAAAAGTAGTTTATATGCCTACAGTTCTTCAACTCACATATTATACACAATACTTACTAGCTGCAACAGACTTGTGTATCTCTTCATTACAAAACATGAATTCTATTTTAGGCAAACTACGAAccgataattttttttgtataaaactTTTGACTGCATTTCAGAAATAAGATCGTCAAACAATTACACTATCAGTAGTTTATTTGAAAACCTTTTTGCATCCAGCAAAAATTAACTACTTTACTtccattaaaaatttaaaaaactaccAACTACTATTTCAGTAATTTGAAGACATCACGGAGATAAATTACCTACAACTTGCACAAGCAGATGTGAATTCTTCTGTAAATAGTCATACGGATCAGTTTTGATTCTAACATAACTTCCTAGCACTTTGTCATCAAAAGTTGTGGTTGCTTTGAAAGTTAATCCAATAAACCCCTCTTCAAGTAGACAAGCTTGAGGTTATAACTAACTTTGGCTGCAAAACAGCTTTGATGCTCTTCACAAACTATGTTCAGATTATGAGATTTTGTAAATGAAATCGATCTTCTCTTTCTCAAAAGGTTCTCAAAAGGTTGGATGGTTCATTGTAATCCCTATCTTCAGAACTACTAACATCACGCATTTCTTCAAAATTCTCAGCAAAGTGTCGTGCCAGAAGATTTTGCATGCTGTTTCTGTTTACTGATTTCCACCCTAGTAAGAATCTCAGTGGTGCATCACAAtgtatctttctctttttcttagGGTCAAAAGGATTGTTTTCTCTGCAGTACTCAATAATGATTGAAGTAACATCATGTTCAGAAAATTCATTGCTCGTGTCTTTGCCAATATATTCAAGAAATTCCATAAGACTTCTTGAACCCCATCCAATAAACTCTTTTTTCTTATCTTTCCCATTTCCTTTCATTGATGATAACTTTCCCAAGCCCTTCTTTGTCCTCCCTGACATTGATTCTATTGTCTCATTCAGGTCATCACAATCAGAAACTATATAGTTATTCACGTCTTCAGAATCACCACTGCCATCTTCCCCTAAACCTATTTCATCTGGATCCAAGTCACGTTTGCTTTTGCCATTCTTAAAGAATCTATGGGCAGAGTGTACATGTTCAGAATTCagcccttcttcttctttgatgaTTTCATAATATTCTGAAAATAAGAATTCATACGTATCTTGATCTTTGAAATCTACCAATTCCTGTTAATAAAAAAGCATGAAAAAATCAAGTGATATAAATTCAATATTCTTCATTTTGACCACTGCCATCTTCCCCTAAACCTATTTCATCTGGATCCAAGTCACGTTTGCTTTTGCCATTCTTAAAGAATCTATGGGCAGAGTGTACATGTTCAGAATTCagcccttcttcttctttgatgaTTTCATAATATTCTGAAAATAAGAATTCATACGTATCTTGATCTTTGAAATCTACCAATTCCTGTTAATAAAAAAGCATGAAAAAATCAAGTGATATAAATTCAATATTCTTCATTTTGACCACCCATAATTCAAGCTACCTACACCATTAAGAGACACTAGACCAGATGCGGCCATAATCCACAAATTGTTATATGAACATTTTGATAAGAATTAACGTATCAATAAAAGTTACGGATTCCATACACTAAGCTCACTCATGCACCTCACTAATACTAACTCTCTTTTGCGAACTCCTGATTCTGTTCTATCGGTATATTACATAATTGATAGACCATGCATTTGGCAGCGTTGTGTATTTCATTCCAAATACCTGCAAGCCAATCCATCCAACAGCAGAATTCTTTACATCTAGAGGTTTAATAGAAAGATGTTAAATCATGCTACCAGGATTCAAATAAtcataagaaaattttaaatacaaggTTGGTTAAATAGCAATAGCATTACTAGTTTAGTCTTATATTACTGGgtccaaaataaaaacaaacagaAAGAGCCACAAAAATAACCCTCAGCTATCCAGTTAACCTGATTGACAATCATGACACTCTTGTAAGACTGAGTCACTTCACTTCAAACCCAGGATCAAATAATCTCCAGTATTGATGATAGTTGAATGATGGTTCACGGGAAAGTATCATGTTTGCAGGGATTCTAACAATCCATAAGACCAAAGAGCAGAGGCCACAGAAGATCTTATGTCTCAGGGCCAAAGACATGAAAATAAAAGATGTTCTGTTATACCCTGCAGCATAAAAAACTAATGGAAGTTCAACTCAAGGTCTGTAGTTAGATTTTCGTGCAACTTcataagttaattattttatttctttgatGTATTAACTtcatttgtgttaattttactTCTGAAGTAGATTTATAATAAGATGATCAACAAGCAACTATCAATTCACATTTTTCTCTGTAATCTAAACAATCACAACGGTGGTTTGAGTTTCTAGCTGCACTTGCGGAATTTATAACAAATTCATGAAAATACATAGAAGCACCTGAGTTCAGCTTTAGTATTAACAACATTCACCAAGGTTAACCAGTAGTAAAGAGGCAATTAAATTTAGATCCCTAAAACTTTTAACCAAAAAGTCTTCAATCTTATAATAATTAACAAACTTTGGTTGTCTATGAATTGCACTAACCTTGCAGCTCTTGCTCATGATAAGGAAATTGAAGTCTGGCTATGCACCCACATTCCATCCACCTGTTTGGAGTAAACAAAATGGAATTTGAGGTACGCTGACCAATAAGTATCATCTTCAAAGATATAGTGTTAAAGTGCCATTGGACCTTGTCTTAATCCCATAAAGAAAATCCTCGTTCTCTTGTTACCCTTCTGGTCTCAGGTTGGCGAAGAAAATTTTTTTCCCTATCAAATTTACTGGGTATGTCCTTCACTGTATTTTTAAGACTATCATTTTCAAGTTGATTAGGTTCTAAATCTGTCACCTGGTCCTCCTTTGCCTGTTTCCCAGAAACCCATGCCTGAAGCATTTCTTCTGTCTTTGGTTCAGGAAGGAAGCCTTTCTCTTGCATCTCTGCATAATATCTGTATGCTTCTTCTAGTTTTCCATTTAGAAACAGCCCATGAATCAGTACTATATATGAACTACGATCATGGCTGATTCCATCTTCCCTCATTGCATCCCATATCTTAAATACATCATCAAGCTGGCGCCAGCGGCAAAACTTTCTTATCAACATTATATAAGTCTCATTGGTTGGGTAGCATCCCAGCTCTCTCATTTTGTCCAAGAGCTCAAATACTTCTTCCTTGGTCCTTAACATACGGAAGAAAGCATGGAAAGTTTGAATTGTTGGGGATAGGCGCCGCTTCAACATCTCATCAAAAAGTTGTTTAACTTCATCAACTTTGCGAGCTTTACAAAGAGGCTTGATCAAGGAGTTGTAAGTAACAACATCCGGAATAATGTTGTTGTCCTCCATTTTTCCAATGAGATTGGCAGCTTCTTTCACAAGCCTACCCTTTGCTAGAGCATAAATTACCGCATTATAAACCTTTCTATCAGGAGtgatcttccttttcttcatctCGTCAAACATCCTAAGCACCTTGTAAAGTGTAGAAGATTTTGAATAGCAAGATATGATACTTCCATAAGAGATAACATCGTGTTTGATTCCTCTCTTGCTCATCTCCTTCCATATTCTTTCTGCCTGACTGGTGCTAACAATCAAATTACACCATCCATTCAGAATTATGTTAAAGCTTTTAATGTCAAATGGGAAAACATTTTTGTTGCAGAACAGTAAGTTCTCAGCATCCTGAACATTCTTATACCGGCAAAGGGCAGAAAGAAGGCTTTGAAATTCCTCTAGCCCAATTTGAAAGTTAAACCGTTTATAAGCATAGAAAGTATTGATTGCTCTTGCAACATCATGTATAGCACAGTATCTCCTGATCATGATCAACAGTGTCTGTGGAGTGACAAGAGATGGACCAGCTCTACCACCTCTCATTTCCTCAATTAAGGT
Proteins encoded in this region:
- the LOC137831648 gene encoding pentatricopeptide repeat-containing protein At5g15010, mitochondrial-like, which gives rise to MNRIGSKLSLLSVGLLRINHNSLCVNRCHMVEHPLMGDAFNFFNLFRYETFLAPPNFGFSVRPFSTSSSTRSLGESTDVPAHEALSDDDDGEEDEDDDYDDGHGTNKDKNGTNCSKLHLGDDDLAEDVKTILDIMHEMGSGPSDIKQKLEHCSVVLSPELVLEVISKTRNDWEAAFTFFLWAGKQPGYAHSVREYHSMISILGKMRKFDTAWTLIEEMRGGRAGPSLVTPQTLLIMIRRYCAIHDVARAINTFYAYKRFNFQIGLEEFQSLLSALCRYKNVQDAENLLFCNKNVFPFDIKSFNIILNGWCNLIVSTSQAERIWKEMSKRGIKHDVISYGSIISCYSKSSTLYKVLRMFDEMKKRKITPDRKVYNAVIYALAKGRLVKEAANLIGKMEDNNIIPDVVTYNSLIKPLCKARKVDEVKQLFDEMLKRRLSPTIQTFHAFFRMLRTKEEVFELLDKMRELGCYPTNETYIMLIRKFCRWRQLDDVFKIWDAMREDGISHDRSSYIVLIHGLFLNGKLEEAYRYYAEMQEKGFLPEPKTEEMLQAWVSGKQAKEDQVTDLEPNQLENDSLKNTVKDIPSKFDREKNFLRQPETRRVTRERGFSLWD
- the LOC137833505 gene encoding zinc finger CCCH domain-containing protein 19-like yields the protein MAASGLVSLNGELVDFKDQDTYEFLFSEYYEIIKEEEGLNSEHELVDFKDQDTYEFLFSEYYEIIKEEEGLNSEHVHSAHRFFKNGKSKRDLDPDEIGLGEDGSGDSEDVNNYIVSDCDDLNETIESMSGRTKKGLGKLSSMKGNGKDKKKEFIGWGSRSLMEFLEYIGKDTSNEFSEHDVTSIIIEYCRENNPFDPKKKRKIHCDAPLRFLLGWKSVNRNSMQNLLARHFAENFEEMRDVSSSEDRDYNEPSNLLRTF